The sequence below is a genomic window from Silvanigrella paludirubra.
GAACTTATACAAAAAGTTTATGAACTATACCAAAGACAAATGAAGCAACAAAATGCAATGGATTTTAATGATTTATTATTAATTATGTATAAATTATTAGAAAACAACCCAAATGTTCTAGCTTCATTACAAAATCGTTTTCGCTACTTTTTAATTGATGAATTTCAAGACACAAATCCAATACAATTTAAATTAATTCGTATTTTAAGCTCAAAAACTAAAAATTTATTTATTGTTGGTGACGATGATCAAAGTATTTATTCTTGGCGAGGGGCTGAGCCTTCTTTTATTTTAAATTTTGATAAAGAAAATGAAAATACAAAAGTTTATAAACTTGAAGAAAACTATAGAAGTTCAAATACCATTATTGGCGCAGCTACAGGAGTAATTAAAAATAATTATAAAAGAGCCGATAAATCTATTTTTACTCAAAAAACAAATGGTTCAAAAATTAAGTTTAAATCCTGTGATGATTCTTATTCTGAATCTCGTTTTATTGCTAATGAAATATATTCTGCCATTCAAAATGATGAAAAATTTTCCGATTTTTGTATTTTATATAGAACAAATGCGCAAAGCCGTTCTTTAGAAGACGAACTTAGAAGACGCATGATGCCATATATTATTTATGGCTCTGTTCGTTTTTATGAACGTGCCGAAATTAAAATTCTGCTTGCTTATTTAAAATTAATTATAAATCCAACAGATGAAGCGTCCTTTCAAAAAGTAATAAATACTCCTAGACGTGGTTTTGGAGATAAAGCTTTACAAAATTTAAAAGATCTTTCCTTAAGTAGAAATGAAACACTATTAAAAACAATGACAGAAATTGTATATGGAACTATTGAAAACGAAATATCGAGATCTATTTCAGGAATAAAAGAATTTATTATGAGCTACCAAAAATGGCGAAATAATATAAATGAACATAATAAGCCCTCTCAAATTTTAGCAGACATAATTTCAGATATTAAATTTGAAGCTTATTTAAAAACAACACATCCTGAAGATTTTGATGAAAGATGGCTTAACGTTATTGAGTTAAGAAACGCGATTATTGAATTTGAAAATTTTGAATATGATGAAGAATTTATTCAAAATGAAAAACCTTTTACAGGAATAGAAAAATTATCTCGTTTTATTGAACAGGCAATGCTTACTATTGAACCAACAGTTGTAAATGTTCAACAAGGTACTGCAAATGCAATTACATTAATGACAATACACTCTGCAAAAGGTTTAGAGTTTCCAAATGTCATTATTGCAGGACTAGAAGAAGGAGTTCTTCCACATCAAAACTCTCTAGATTCTCCTGAAGCAATTGAAGAAGAGCGTCGCTTAATGTATGTTGCTATTACTAGAGCAAAAAATAAGTTAACAATTACTAATTGCAAAAGAAATAGATACAAAGATTTTTTACCCGCTCAAGAAAGCAGATTTATTTCTGAAATTCCTTTTGAATTTATAGATCAAATTGATACTATTAATAAAAATGTAAAAAAAGAATTTGGTAAAATAAATGCTGAAAATAAATTTATAGATAAACCTCGAATATTTAAAGGTGACGATCTTCTTCAAAAAGAAACAAATCACTCAAATGAAGACACTCCTACCTGGAGAAAAGGACAAAGAGTAAATCATAAAGTATTTGGTGAAGGCATCATTCGAGAAATAGAAAAAAGTTCTCAAGGTTATAGACTAAAAATTAAATTTGAAAGAAGTAGTGTAGGTGAAAAAACATTAATACATACTTATGTTAATCCTATATAGAATTTTATTATTGAATAAGGTTACAAAATGAAAAAAGAAATCAAAGTTTCTCCCTCTATTGCAGCTGCTAATCTGATGAAATTGGAAGAAGAAGTTAAAAAACTCGAGTCTAGTGGCGCAGATAGTATTCATTTTGATGTAATGGATGGTCATTTTGTACCACTATTAACCATTGGTGTTCCATTTATTGAGCAAATGAGAAAAATAACAAAAATGCCTATTGATGTGCATATTATGGTAACAAACCCAGATCATGTATTTCAAGATTATTTAGATGCAGGGGCAGACGTTTTATCTTTTCATCAAGAAGTATCATTACACCCACATCGCATTTGTATGAAAATAAAAGATGCAGGAAAAAAAGCTGGTATTGCTTTAAATCCATCAACCCATTGGAATACAATTGAATATTTACTTCCTATTCTTGATCAAGTAACAATTATGTCTGTTAATCCTGGTTTTTCAAGACAATCTCACATACCTATAGTTCATAAAAAAATTCATGAACTTTCAAAATTTAGAAAAGAAAATAACTTAAATTTTGAAATTATGGTTGATGGTGGGGTAAATGCAGAAAATGTTATGACATTGAAACAATTAGGTACAGATATTGTAGTCGCAGGTGGTGCTGTATTTAATTTTGAAAATTACTCAGAAGCTATTCAAAAAATTAAAAAAGCATCTTTAAAAAATGCATAAATAAATTGATTTAAATAATTTTAACTTTATTAAAGAAGATTAAATATGATACCTAAATTTTACGATCCAATATCTGATGAACTTATTTCTTTAGAAAAAAAACTTGTTGAGTATTTACTAACTCCAAATGAGCCTACTAATCAAGTTTTATCCCATATTTTTTCTTCAGGTGGAAAAAGAATAAGACCTGCTATTTTTCTTTTATGCTCTAAATTAATTGGTTATAATGGAGAAAATAAATTTCCAATAGCTTCTGTATGTGAATATATTCATACAGCTAGTTTATTACATGATGACGTTATTGATAACTCAACATTAAGAAGAAATAAACCAACTGTTAATTCTGTTTGGGGAGATGAAACCGCAGTTTTGTCTGGTGATCTTATTTATTCAGCAGCATGTAGACTCATGGTTAAAACAAAGAGTTTAGAATTAATAGATGATTTTGCTGAATGTATTCGATTTATGAGTGAAAGTGAACTTTTTCAATTAGAGCTTTTGTGGAAACCAAATACAACAATAGATCAATACGAAAGAGTTATTGCAGGAAAAACAGCAGTTCTTTTTCAAGCAAGTGCAAAAACACCTTGCTATCTTAAAGAAACAAACACTCAAATTTCAAATTATTTTGCAGAATATGGTAGAAATTTAGGTTATGCATTTCAAATATTTGATGATTGCTTAGACTATGAAGGAAAACAATCTATCTTAGGGAAGCCAGTTTTAACCGATTTGCTTGAAGGTAAAATTACATTACCGCTAATTTACTCTATAAACTCTCAGCACAATTCTAAAACTAAATTAATTGAGCTAGTGAATTCAATTATTGAAACAGGTGAAACCTCAGAGCAAAATAAACAAATTCTTTTGAGCTATGTTATTGAAACAGAAGGATTAGAAAAATCATATAAAACAGCTGAAGAATATTCAAAAAAAGCAAGAGATGCTCTTAATAAAATAGAAAAAGAATTAAAATTAAATACAGAACAAATTCATGCACTAGAAGCACTTCGTGAAATAACGTATTTCGTTCTGAACAGAAAGAATTAAAATGAAATTTTTTTCAATAAGTAAACATACTTTAAAAAATGGATTGCGCGTATTATATTGTCACACGCCCGATTCCGTTTCATTTGAATTATCTATTCATATAAATACGGGTGCTAGGGATGAGTCTGAAGAAAATAATGGTGTATCCCATTTTTTAGAGCATATGATGTTCCGTGGTTCTAAAAAATATCCGAATTCACTTTCGCTTTCAAAAGCTATGGAATCTTTTGGTAGTGAAACAAACGCAATGACTGGGATAGAACATACAACTTATTGGTTAAAAGGTGATTCTGAAAAAACAATTGAAGCAATTGAATGTTTTTCTGATTTCTTTTTGCATCCTAATTATGCTGATTTAGAAATTGAACGTTCTGTTATTTTGCAAGAAATGGCATCTGATTTTAATGAATCTGGGGATAGTATTGATACAGAATCTTTATCTATGTCTACATTATTTTCAAATCATCCATTAGGAAATCCAATAATTGGTAATGAAGATGTAGTCAAAAAAATATCGGAAAAAGAATTATCCGAAAAAAGAAGAAATTTTTATATACCTGAGCGTTGTATAATAACAATAAATACTTCTTATTCTGAAATTGAAACAATTAAAACACTTGAAACTTATTTTGGAAACTTTTGGGAGCATACAAAACAATCTAACCCAAATAGAGTTACGGCTGAAAATACTATACCCTCTCTATCTAAATTAAGAAAACCCCAAAATGCATTATGTTTACAAAATAATCCTGATAATCAATTTGCTGTAAAAATGATATTTCCTACAATAGGCGGACTATCAAGAGATATTGTTTTAATTACCTTTTTACAAAGAATTCTTGATGATGGTATTTGCACAAGGTTACCAGCAAATATTAGAGAAAAACATGGATTAGTCTATGATATTAGTTGTGACACTCAATTTTTTAATGAGATAGGAACCTTTAGTATAGACGCTACTGTTTCTGAAGATCGATTAAATGAATTACTCGAAAAATTAGCTAGTGAATTAAAAACAGTAATTTCAGAATATCCTCTTAAAGAGGAAATAGAGCACATTAAATTTAGATATTGTTTTGATTTAAAGCAAATTAAAGAAACACCATCTCGTTTATTAAACAGAGAAGTCTCTTCTTATTTTATGAACTCTAATTTATCTGTTGATGATGAAATAGATATTGTTAAATCTATAACTCAAGAACAAATTTTACATACCGCAAAAAAAGTCTTTGGTTCTGCTAGAAGAGGATTTGTTTTAATTGGTCCTAAAGCAAGAAGAAAACGAGACTTAGTAGAAAAATTATTAAGTATTTTTGATAATATTGGAGATTAATATTCATGAACAAGGTTCCAATAACAAATATAAAACAATATACCGAAGGCTCTCTTAAAGAAAAAAATGAGTTTATAAAAATATTTGGCAAAGCAATTCAAGAATTTGGTTTTGTTATCATTGAAGGTCATGAAGTTCCAAATAAATTAATTCAAGATTGTTATGATCAAATTATTCAATTATTTGATTTACCAAAAAATATTAAATCAAATTATATTGAAGAAGGTGGATTAGGCCAAAGAGGTTATGTAAGTTTTGGACTAGAACATGCTAAAAATAACGATAAAGGCGATTTAAAAGAATTTTGGCATATTGGAAGAGAGTTTTATGAAAACAAAGACCTTGAATTAAAAAGTGCAAAAAATATTTGGCCTGTAAAAGAATTACCAAATTTTAAAGATAAATTAACAACATTATATTCTTCATTAGACAAAATATCTCTTGTGTTACTTTCTGCTATTTCAGAGTATTTAGGAATTCCAAAAAATACACTTTCTAATATGGCAAAAGATGGAAACACTGTTTTAAGAGCATTGCATTATCCTCCTGTAACAGGCGATCAATTTAATTCGGGAGCAATTCGTGCTGCTGCTCATGAAGATATCAATTTAATTACGATACTTTGTGAAGCAACAGAAGGAGGGCTTGAAATATTAACTCGACAAGGAAAATGGCTTGAAATCCAAAGCCAAAAGGGTCAAATGATAGTTGATTCAGGTGACATGTTATCAAGAATTACAAATGAAATTATACCCTCCACTACCCATCGAGTTGTGAATCCTATAAATGCCAAAAACGTTTCTCGATACTCATTGCCATTTTTTGTTCATGCATATGAAAACTGCGAACTCAATGTTTTAGATAAATGTGTTTCTCCATCAAGATCAGCAAAATTCCCCCCTATCTTAGCAAATGAATTTTTGTTACAAAGGTTAAGGGAAATAGGCTTGGGTAAAAAAATTTAAAATCTAATCGGAGTTTTAAAGTGAAAGACGAAACCGTTCTGGCAGTTGAAAATTTGGTAACAAGTTTTAAAGTATCAGGACGCGAAATTAATGCTGTTGATAATTGTTCCTTTACTGTAAAAAAAGGGAAAACCTTAGGAATTGTTGGCGAATCTGGATGTGGAAAAAGTGTAACAAGTTTATCTTTAATGAGATTAATTCCAAATCCTCCTGGTAAAATAGTTTCTGGAAATATTATTTTTGAAAATAAAAATTTATTAACATTATCTGAAAAAGAAATGAGATCTGTTCGCGGTAATAAAATTTCAATGATTTTTCAAGAACCTATGACAAGTTTAAATCCTGTTTATACAATTGGAAATCAAATTGCAGAGGTTTTTACTTTGCATAAAAGAGCTACTCGAAAAGAAGCTCGAGATCTCTCTATTGAAATGCTTAAACTTGTAAGAATTCCATCACCAGAAAAAAGAATTGATGATTATCCTCATCAATTATCAGGTGGCATGCGACAAAGAGTGATGATAGCAATTGCTCTAGCTTGTAAACCTTCACTTTTAATTGCAGATGAGCCAACAACAGCTTTAGATGTGACAATTCAAGCTCAAATTCTTGCGCTCATGAATAATTTACAAAAAGAAACAGGAATGTCTACAATTCTAATCACACATGATCTTGGGGTTGTTGCAGAAACTTGTGATGATGTTGTGGTCATGTACGCTGGGAAAATAGTGGAAAAATCTTCTACAAAAGAATTATTTGAAAACCCAAAACACCCCTATACAATTGGATTGCTTAATTCAATCCCAAAATTAGGTGAAAAAAAACACAGATTAAATACCATACCTGGTATTGTTCCCTCTTTATCAAATTTACCTAAAGGTTGTCGTTTTCAAGATAGATGTTCTTTAGTTTCAGATGAATGTAAAATAATAGAACCTGAATTAAAAACTTTAAAAAACGAAAAACTAGTCTCATGCTTTAAGGCTTAGGGAATAATAAATTATGTCAAAAAATATTTTTAATACCATCCCAACTAAAAATTATGAAGAAGCAAACCCAAAAATAAATCCTGAAGAATTTAAAAAAGTTGTTACCTCAAGAAGAAGTGTCCGTGTTTTTACAAACACTTCTATTCCTGAAAATATAATGAATGAATGTTTAGACCTTGCCTTACTTGCCCCAAACTCTTCTAATTTACAACCATGGGAGTTTTATTGGGTGCGCAGTAAAGACAAAAAACAAGAATTAGTCAAAGCATGCTTATCTCAACCAGCAGCAAGTACAGCTGCTGAATTAATTGTGTGTGTTGCTAGAACAAACACATGGAAACAAAATGCAAAAAAAATGTTGAACTTACTCGAAAGCCAAGGAGATAAAGTTCCAAAAACGGCAATAGATTATTATAAAAAAATTGTTCCCTTAGCTTATACACAAGGATTTTTAAGTATTATTGGTACTATAAAAAAACCCATTTTATATATAAGAGGATTAAAAACACCTACTCCTCGAAATCCTGTTTCAAATAGTGATATGGTATTATGGGCAACAAAAACATGTGCTCTTGCAGCAGAAAATCTTATGTTAGCGTTAAGAGCGCATTCCTTTGATTCATGCCCAATGGAAGGATTTGATGCACAAAGAGTTCAAAAAATACTTAATCTTCCAAAAGATGCTTATGTAGTAATGGTAATTGGAGCTGGCGAAAAAGCTCCAAATGGAGTTTATGGTCCTCGAATTCGTTTTGAAAGAAGTTCCTTTATTAAAGAGGTATAAAATAATATGTCTACAGATTATATTTTACAGATTAATAATTTGGTAAAATATTTTCCTATTAATGGTGGAATTTTAGGTAAACAAATTGCAAAAGTACATGCAGTCGATGATGTTACTTTTACGCTTGAAAAAGGAAAAACATTAGGCCTTGTTGGTGAATCAGGATGTGGAAAAAGTACTCTTGGAAGGACAATTCTGCGTTTAATCGAACCGACATCGGGTAGTATAATATTTGAAGGAAAAGATATTACAAATATATCTCAAAAAGACTTACGCCCCCTTAGAAAAGAATTTCAAATTGTTTTTCAAGATCCTTTTGCAAGCCTTAATCCTAGAATGTCTATAAAAGAAATATTATCTGAACCTTTTGAGATTCATAATTTATACAAAAATAAAAATGAACGTCTTGATAAAATTGTTTCTTTATTAAAAGAAGTTGGTTTAAGCCCAGAATCAATTGATAGATATCCACATGAGTTTTCTGGAGGACAAAGGCAAAGAATAGGAATTGCTCGTGCTCTTTCCTTAAATCCTAAAATTATTATATGCGATGAACCTGTAAGTGCTTTAGATGTTTCAATCCAAAGCCAAATATTAAATCTTATGATGGATCTTCGTGATAAATATAAATTATCGTATATATTTATTGCACATGATTTATCTGTAATAGAGCATATTTCAGATAATGTTGCTGTCATGTATTTAGGAAAAATAGTAGAATATACTTCATCTGAAAACTTATATAAAAATCCTTTGCATCCTTATACACAAGCTTTAATATCCAGTATTCCAAGGCATAACATTGTAGAAAAAAGAGAGCGACAGGTATTACAAGGTGATATTCCAAGCCCTATCAATCCACCAAGCGGTTGTCGATTTCATACAAGATGCCCTTTTGCAAAAGAAATATGTACAAATGAAGTTCCTAATTTAAAAAATTTGGGAACAACAGAAAATCCACATCATGTTTCATGTCACTTTAGCAAAGAAATTAAAGATAAAAAAATAAATTAATTATTATTACTAATCATTAAATAAACAAATTCTTTACTTTAAAAAAAAATTGATCCAATATCTCTTGATATTTAATCAGGAGGTACCGCTATGAAAAATGAAAATAAATCACTTGGTCTTATTGGTTATCATTCTATTCAATATTTTACACGCGATATTAAAACCTGCGTGCATTGGCATAAAGAAAAATTTGGTTTCGAAGAAATTGCTAAATCAACAACAAATTGGGAAAAACGTCATGGAATGCGTGCTATTGTCCTTTTAGGGGCAGGAAAACTTGGATGGATAATTACTGAGCCAATAGAAAAATCATCCACTGCAGGTAGATATTTAACAAATCATCCAGATGGAATTGCATATTTAAATTTCAGAGTTAAAAATATAAAAAATACAGCTGAATTTCTATTAGATAAAAAAGCTTCCATCCTATATGATATCGAAAGTCATACATCTCCTCATGATGGTTCTTGGAGAGAAACATCTATTGCAACAGCTATAGATGATGTTGGATTTCGTTTTATAGAGGAAAATAATTTTGATCAATTTGCCCCAGGTTTTGAATGGACAAATAAAAATAATAAAACAAAATTAAATGATATTGGTTTAGATCTGGGTATAGATCACGTTACTTGTAATGGGCGCTCCATGCACGCTATAACAGAGTTTTATAGGCACTGTATGGGGTTTGAGCAGTACTGGGGGGTTGAATTCCATACAGCTCATCATAAACCAGAATTAGGTACAGGATCTGGGTTAGAAAGTATTGTGATGTGGGATAAAGAAAGCGGCATTAAATTTGCAACCAATCAACCCCTAGCCCCCTATTTTAATAACTCTCAAATTCAAATTTATGTTGAAGACAACAGAGGATCGGGTATTCAACATATCGCTTTTGGAACAAAAAATATCATACAAACCGTTGAAAAACTTAGAGAAAGAGGAACCGTTTTTCTTGAAGCATCAGATAAATACTATGAGCAATTACCTGAACGCATGAAACAAATGAACCTACAAAAAATAAATGAACCATATGATATTGTTAGAAAAAACAACATATTATTAGATGGTTCTAACGGCAAATATCTGCTTCAAATATTTATGAAAGAGCAGTGTGTTCAATTGAATAACAAGAATGCGGGACCTTTTTTCTATGAAATTATTCAAAGAGAAGGCGATGATAGCTTTGGAGAAGGTAATTTTAAGGCTCTTTTTGATAGTATAGAAAAACAGCAAGTCTCTGATCATAGACAAGAAATGAGAGAAAGAGTCGATTCTCTTTGTTAAACTTATTTTTTTTTAAAAGAACTTGCGAAGCTCTTATACACATGTTACAGGTCAGCTTCTGTATTAGAGAAGTTACAACCTTCTCAACCTAAATGAGGAGATTAAAATGGGTAAGAAAGATAACCGTCGTACTTTTAAAATGAAAAGAAAAAAAGCTCAAGCTGCTAAAAAAGCACGCATTAAAGCAAAAATAGTAGCTTCTAAGACAACAAAGAAATCAGCTACTAAAAAGTAATTTTAATTAAAAGATTTTATTTGGAGAGATGGCCGAGTGGCTTAAGGCGGCGGTCTTGAAAACCGTTGTAGGTGTGAGCCTACCGGGGGTTCGAATCCCTCTCTCTCCGCCATATTAGACCCCCTTCTTAAAGGATTAAGAAGGGGGTTTTTTTATTGTTTACTCATTTTTAAATATAAATATCTTAGTCTATAAGTTTGTCATAATTTTTCTTTTATCACTTTAAATAAATAATTAAAAATCTGTTATATTTATAAAATAATATTTTTCTGGAGAATATGAAGTGTTTATAAAAGTTTTAAGTAGAATTTCTATAATACTTATTTTTATTTTATTCCCACTATTTTCTATTGCAAAAGAATTTGAATTAAAATTATGCTAT
It includes:
- a CDS encoding ATP-dependent helicase, with the translated sequence MHNQTGTPDLTLLNKAQYDACTHKDGPAVVYAGAGSGKTRVICSRIGWLITEQGVPPSSILAVTFTNKAAKEMKERIESYIGGQKSKNIIVSTFHAFCARFLRIYSHEAGYQPGFTIYDDNDQKSLLKDILKQLNVPDKLLSLNTVKSKIDKIKNQGHTPEEYLQEIKNNKDYTIKEERNQLRNFGEHYDPELIQKVYELYQRQMKQQNAMDFNDLLLIMYKLLENNPNVLASLQNRFRYFLIDEFQDTNPIQFKLIRILSSKTKNLFIVGDDDQSIYSWRGAEPSFILNFDKENENTKVYKLEENYRSSNTIIGAATGVIKNNYKRADKSIFTQKTNGSKIKFKSCDDSYSESRFIANEIYSAIQNDEKFSDFCILYRTNAQSRSLEDELRRRMMPYIIYGSVRFYERAEIKILLAYLKLIINPTDEASFQKVINTPRRGFGDKALQNLKDLSLSRNETLLKTMTEIVYGTIENEISRSISGIKEFIMSYQKWRNNINEHNKPSQILADIISDIKFEAYLKTTHPEDFDERWLNVIELRNAIIEFENFEYDEEFIQNEKPFTGIEKLSRFIEQAMLTIEPTVVNVQQGTANAITLMTIHSAKGLEFPNVIIAGLEEGVLPHQNSLDSPEAIEEERRLMYVAITRAKNKLTITNCKRNRYKDFLPAQESRFISEIPFEFIDQIDTINKNVKKEFGKINAENKFIDKPRIFKGDDLLQKETNHSNEDTPTWRKGQRVNHKVFGEGIIREIEKSSQGYRLKIKFERSSVGEKTLIHTYVNPI
- a CDS encoding 4-hydroxyphenylpyruvate dioxygenase family protein, with protein sequence MKNENKSLGLIGYHSIQYFTRDIKTCVHWHKEKFGFEEIAKSTTNWEKRHGMRAIVLLGAGKLGWIITEPIEKSSTAGRYLTNHPDGIAYLNFRVKNIKNTAEFLLDKKASILYDIESHTSPHDGSWRETSIATAIDDVGFRFIEENNFDQFAPGFEWTNKNNKTKLNDIGLDLGIDHVTCNGRSMHAITEFYRHCMGFEQYWGVEFHTAHHKPELGTGSGLESIVMWDKESGIKFATNQPLAPYFNNSQIQIYVEDNRGSGIQHIAFGTKNIIQTVEKLRERGTVFLEASDKYYEQLPERMKQMNLQKINEPYDIVRKNNILLDGSNGKYLLQIFMKEQCVQLNNKNAGPFFYEIIQREGDDSFGEGNFKALFDSIEKQQVSDHRQEMRERVDSLC
- a CDS encoding polyprenyl synthetase family protein, translating into MIPKFYDPISDELISLEKKLVEYLLTPNEPTNQVLSHIFSSGGKRIRPAIFLLCSKLIGYNGENKFPIASVCEYIHTASLLHDDVIDNSTLRRNKPTVNSVWGDETAVLSGDLIYSAACRLMVKTKSLELIDDFAECIRFMSESELFQLELLWKPNTTIDQYERVIAGKTAVLFQASAKTPCYLKETNTQISNYFAEYGRNLGYAFQIFDDCLDYEGKQSILGKPVLTDLLEGKITLPLIYSINSQHNSKTKLIELVNSIIETGETSEQNKQILLSYVIETEGLEKSYKTAEEYSKKARDALNKIEKELKLNTEQIHALEALREITYFVLNRKN
- a CDS encoding isopenicillin N synthase family dioxygenase, which translates into the protein MNKVPITNIKQYTEGSLKEKNEFIKIFGKAIQEFGFVIIEGHEVPNKLIQDCYDQIIQLFDLPKNIKSNYIEEGGLGQRGYVSFGLEHAKNNDKGDLKEFWHIGREFYENKDLELKSAKNIWPVKELPNFKDKLTTLYSSLDKISLVLLSAISEYLGIPKNTLSNMAKDGNTVLRALHYPPVTGDQFNSGAIRAAAHEDINLITILCEATEGGLEILTRQGKWLEIQSQKGQMIVDSGDMLSRITNEIIPSTTHRVVNPINAKNVSRYSLPFFVHAYENCELNVLDKCVSPSRSAKFPPILANEFLLQRLREIGLGKKI
- a CDS encoding nitroreductase family protein, encoding MSKNIFNTIPTKNYEEANPKINPEEFKKVVTSRRSVRVFTNTSIPENIMNECLDLALLAPNSSNLQPWEFYWVRSKDKKQELVKACLSQPAASTAAELIVCVARTNTWKQNAKKMLNLLESQGDKVPKTAIDYYKKIVPLAYTQGFLSIIGTIKKPILYIRGLKTPTPRNPVSNSDMVLWATKTCALAAENLMLALRAHSFDSCPMEGFDAQRVQKILNLPKDAYVVMVIGAGEKAPNGVYGPRIRFERSSFIKEV
- the rpe gene encoding ribulose-phosphate 3-epimerase, which codes for MKKEIKVSPSIAAANLMKLEEEVKKLESSGADSIHFDVMDGHFVPLLTIGVPFIEQMRKITKMPIDVHIMVTNPDHVFQDYLDAGADVLSFHQEVSLHPHRICMKIKDAGKKAGIALNPSTHWNTIEYLLPILDQVTIMSVNPGFSRQSHIPIVHKKIHELSKFRKENNLNFEIMVDGGVNAENVMTLKQLGTDIVVAGGAVFNFENYSEAIQKIKKASLKNA
- a CDS encoding ABC transporter ATP-binding protein produces the protein MKDETVLAVENLVTSFKVSGREINAVDNCSFTVKKGKTLGIVGESGCGKSVTSLSLMRLIPNPPGKIVSGNIIFENKNLLTLSEKEMRSVRGNKISMIFQEPMTSLNPVYTIGNQIAEVFTLHKRATRKEARDLSIEMLKLVRIPSPEKRIDDYPHQLSGGMRQRVMIAIALACKPSLLIADEPTTALDVTIQAQILALMNNLQKETGMSTILITHDLGVVAETCDDVVVMYAGKIVEKSSTKELFENPKHPYTIGLLNSIPKLGEKKHRLNTIPGIVPSLSNLPKGCRFQDRCSLVSDECKIIEPELKTLKNEKLVSCFKA
- a CDS encoding M16 family metallopeptidase, with amino-acid sequence MKFFSISKHTLKNGLRVLYCHTPDSVSFELSIHINTGARDESEENNGVSHFLEHMMFRGSKKYPNSLSLSKAMESFGSETNAMTGIEHTTYWLKGDSEKTIEAIECFSDFFLHPNYADLEIERSVILQEMASDFNESGDSIDTESLSMSTLFSNHPLGNPIIGNEDVVKKISEKELSEKRRNFYIPERCIITINTSYSEIETIKTLETYFGNFWEHTKQSNPNRVTAENTIPSLSKLRKPQNALCLQNNPDNQFAVKMIFPTIGGLSRDIVLITFLQRILDDGICTRLPANIREKHGLVYDISCDTQFFNEIGTFSIDATVSEDRLNELLEKLASELKTVISEYPLKEEIEHIKFRYCFDLKQIKETPSRLLNREVSSYFMNSNLSVDDEIDIVKSITQEQILHTAKKVFGSARRGFVLIGPKARRKRDLVEKLLSIFDNIGD
- a CDS encoding ABC transporter ATP-binding protein; this encodes MSTDYILQINNLVKYFPINGGILGKQIAKVHAVDDVTFTLEKGKTLGLVGESGCGKSTLGRTILRLIEPTSGSIIFEGKDITNISQKDLRPLRKEFQIVFQDPFASLNPRMSIKEILSEPFEIHNLYKNKNERLDKIVSLLKEVGLSPESIDRYPHEFSGGQRQRIGIARALSLNPKIIICDEPVSALDVSIQSQILNLMMDLRDKYKLSYIFIAHDLSVIEHISDNVAVMYLGKIVEYTSSENLYKNPLHPYTQALISSIPRHNIVEKRERQVLQGDIPSPINPPSGCRFHTRCPFAKEICTNEVPNLKNLGTTENPHHVSCHFSKEIKDKKIN